A single window of Acipenser ruthenus unplaced genomic scaffold, fAciRut3.2 maternal haplotype, whole genome shotgun sequence DNA harbors:
- the flrt1a gene encoding leucine-rich repeat transmembrane protein FLRT1, whose protein sequence is MAPLPPPELCDWLVLAVLLVSAVLSDPLSRCPLECRCDAGFIYCNDRGLTAAPRSLPPDASVLYLQNNRIPNSGLPAELRGRTSLRVVYLYGNQLDQFPSELPPSLRELHLQDNNIRSLPRAALARLPLLEKLHLDDNSVSTASIEEDAFRDSRRLKLLFLSRNHLSSIPSGLPPALEELRVDDNRISTVPEHAFRGLASLRRLVMDGNLLANQRIADDAFARLGNLTELSLVRNSLLAPPANLPAPRLQRLYLQENAIGHVPRDALRGMRRLERLDLSSNNLTSLPTGLFRDLDSLSQLLLRSNPWACGCGLLWLRDWVRAASASVNVRGLMCQSPDRVRGMAIKDITTEIDGCLDQQQPLPAPPGPAATQLPPPQGSLFTLKSKRPGVRMPGPDSPSDGPSLSLTVKPVSPDSIQVSWRAAAPRASSFRLSWLRLGASPAVGSITETLVQGDRREYLLTALEPQSTYIICVGGMQPHDETPVCAKTATSEAGGGEEERGSPLDRDSDRLGVLSLAGVIGGATALVSLLLIFSIFCWYSHKSGLLLSSGPQASYSRGSRKGDDYLEAGTKKDNSILEVRGPGLQMTALNNQQPPREEYVIHTIFPSNGTSLYRGTHTVGYGSNRGYREGDIPDIDYYHT, encoded by the coding sequence ATGGCGCCCCTGCCCCCGCCCGAGCTGTGTGACTGGCTGGTCCTGGCGGTGCTGCTGGTGTCGGCCGTGCTCTCGGACCCCCTGAGCCGCTGCCCCCTGGAGTGCCGCTGCGACGCAGGCTTCATCTACTGCAACGACCGTGGGCTGACGGCCGCGCCCCGCTCCCTGCCCCCCGACGCCTCGGTGCTGTACCTCCAGAACAACCGCATCCCGAACTCGGGGCTCCCCGCGGAGCTGCGCGGCCGCACCTCGCTGCGGGTCGTCTACCTGTACGGGAACCAGCTGGACCAGTTCCCCTCGGAGCTGCCCCCCTCGCTGCGGGAGCTCCACCTGCAGGACAACAACATCCGAAGCCTGCCCCGGGCCGCCCTGGCGCGCCTGCCCCTGCTGGAGAAGCTGCACCTGGACGACAACTCCGTCTCCACGGCCAGCATCGAGGAGGACGCCTTCCGGGACAGCCGGAGACTCAAGCTGCTCTTCCTCTCCAGGAACCACCTGAGCAGCATCCCCTCCGGCCTGCCCCCAGCCCTGGAGGAGCTCCGGGTCGATGACAACCGCATCTCCACCGTCCCCGAGCACGCCTTCCGGGGCCTGGCCAGCCTGCGCCGGCTGGTGATGGACGGCAACCTGCTGGCCAACCAGCGCATCGCCGACGATGCCTTCGCCAGGCTGGGGAACCTGACCGAGCTGTCCCTGGTGCGGAACTCCCTGCTGGCCCCTCCTGCCAACCTGCCTGCCCCCCGGCTGCAGAGGCTCTACCTGCAGGAGAACGCCATCGGCCACGTGCCGCGCGACGCCCTGCGGGGGATGAGGAGGCTGGAGAGGCTGGATCTCTCCAGCAACAACCTGACCTCTCTGCCCACCGGGCTCTTCCGCGACCTGGACAGCCTCTCCCAGCTCCTGCTGCGCAGCAACCCCTGGGCGTGCGGCTGCGGGCTTCTGTGGCTGCGGGACTGGGTGAGGGCAGCGTCGGCCAGCGTGAACGTGCGCGGGCTCATGTGCCAGTCCCCCGATAGGGTCCGGGGCATGGCGATCAAGGACATAACCACGGAGATCGACGGCTGTCTGGACCAGCAGCAGCCCCTCCCGGCCCCACCGGGCCCCGCAGCCACCCAGCTGCCCCCGCCCCAGGGGTCTCTGTTCACCCTCAAATCCAAACGGCCTGGGGTTCGAATGCCGGGTCCCGACAGCCCCTCGGACGGCCCGTCCTTGTCTCTGACCGTGAAGCCGGTCTCTCCCGACAGCATTCAGGTGAGCTGGAGAGCCGCGGCCCCCCGAGCCAGCTCCTTCAGGCTGAGCTGGCTGAGGCTGGGGGCCAGCCCAGCTGTGGGGTCCATCACGGAGACGCTGGTGCAGGGGGACAGGCGGGAGTACCTCCTCACGGCTCTGGAGCCCCAATCCACCTACATCATCTGCGTGGGCGGCATGCAGCCTCACGACGAGACGCCCGTCTGCGCCAAGACCGCCACCTCGGAGGCcggtgggggggaggaggagaggggctcCCCGCTGGACCGGGACTCGGACCGGCTGGGCGTCCTGTCGCTGGCCGGGGTTATCGGAGGCGCCACGGCGCTGGTTTCCCTGCTGCTCATTTTTTCCATCTTCTGCTGGTACAGCCACAAGTCCGGACTGCTGCTGTCCAGCGGCCCCCAGGCCAGCTACAGCCGGGGCAGCAGGAAGGGAGACGACTACCTGGAGGCCGGGACCAAGAAGGACAACTCCATCCTGGAGGTCAGGGGCCCCGGGCTCCAAATGACCGCCCTGAACAACCAGCAGCCCCCCAGAGAGGAGTACGTGATCCACACCATCTTCCCATCCAACGGGACCAGCCTGTACAGAGGCACCCACACCGTCGGCTACGGGAGCAACCGGGGGTACAGGGAGGGAGACATTCCAGACATCGATTACTACCACACCTGA